In Calothrix sp. PCC 7507, one DNA window encodes the following:
- a CDS encoding FIST N-terminal domain-containing protein — protein MADKMQWANALSTRPSLEAAVTDVVERAVSSLTAPADLGLVFISSAFASEYSRLLPLLSEKLSVPVLIGCSGGGVIGTTTEGQTQELEAEAALSLTLAHLPGVDLEVFHVVSEELPDLDSSPDAWIDLIGVPPSPTPQFILLCSSFSSGINDLLQGLDFAYPGSVTLGGQASAGGMSGRTALFCHDAGGDRLYREGTLGLALSGNIAVETIVAQGCRPIGKPLQVTKAERNIILELDEQVPLVVLREVIANLSEQERMLAQHSLFVGVAMDGFKLTLQQGDFLIRGILGVDPSAGAIAIGDRVRPGQRLQFHLRDAEASAEDLELLLQQYQNQRNAEPAAIAALMFSCVGRGEGLYGQPNFDSDLFRRYIKDIPVGGFFCGGEIGPIGGSTFLHGYTSVFGICRALGIGE, from the coding sequence ATGGCAGACAAAATGCAGTGGGCAAACGCCCTGTCAACCCGTCCCTCTTTGGAAGCAGCTGTTACAGATGTGGTAGAACGGGCTGTCTCATCATTAACCGCACCGGCAGATCTGGGATTGGTGTTTATTTCGTCTGCATTTGCGAGCGAGTATTCTCGGCTCTTGCCTTTGCTGTCTGAGAAGCTTTCGGTACCTGTGCTGATCGGCTGTAGTGGTGGTGGTGTGATTGGTACGACAACTGAGGGACAAACTCAAGAACTAGAAGCAGAAGCTGCCCTGAGTCTAACTTTGGCACATCTTCCTGGGGTGGATCTGGAAGTATTTCATGTGGTGTCAGAAGAATTACCTGATTTGGATAGTTCGCCTGATGCTTGGATCGATTTAATTGGTGTGCCACCATCACCAACACCTCAGTTTATCTTGCTTTGCAGTTCATTCTCTTCCGGCATCAACGATTTATTGCAGGGGTTAGATTTTGCTTATCCTGGCTCTGTGACACTGGGGGGACAGGCAAGTGCTGGGGGAATGAGTGGACGCACGGCTCTGTTTTGTCACGATGCTGGAGGCGATCGCTTATATCGAGAGGGTACGCTGGGTTTGGCTTTGAGTGGGAATATTGCTGTCGAAACTATTGTGGCCCAAGGATGCCGACCAATTGGCAAGCCATTGCAAGTTACCAAAGCCGAACGCAATATCATTTTGGAACTTGATGAGCAAGTGCCGTTGGTGGTGTTGCGAGAAGTGATTGCTAATCTTAGTGAACAAGAGCGGATGCTGGCACAGCACTCTTTGTTTGTGGGTGTGGCAATGGATGGATTTAAGCTGACTTTGCAGCAGGGAGACTTTTTAATTCGCGGCATTTTAGGGGTAGATCCATCAGCAGGTGCGATCGCAATTGGCGATCGCGTCCGTCCCGGGCAACGTCTACAATTCCACCTCCGCGATGCCGAAGCCTCCGCCGAAGACTTGGAATTACTCTTACAGCAATATCAAAACCAGCGAAATGCTGAACCTGCAGCTATTGCTGCCTTAATGTTTTCTTGTGTAGGGCGAGGTGAAGGACTTTACGGTCAACCCAATTTTGATTCCGATCTATTTAGGCGTTACATCAAAGATATCCCTGTAGGCGGCTTTTTCTGTGGTGGCGAAATTGGCCCCATCGGTGGCAGTACATTTTTACACGGCTATACCTCTGTATTTGGCATTTGCCGTGCTTTGGGGATTGGGGAATAG
- a CDS encoding Calvin cycle protein CP12, giving the protein MSDIQEKIQDEVEQARAVCDIAGGNSPECAAAWDAVEELQAEASHQRQGKQKNSLEQYCDDNPDAAECRLYED; this is encoded by the coding sequence ATGAGCGACATCCAAGAAAAGATCCAAGACGAAGTAGAACAAGCTCGCGCTGTCTGTGATATTGCAGGTGGCAACTCGCCTGAATGTGCAGCAGCTTGGGATGCAGTTGAAGAACTGCAAGCGGAAGCCTCCCATCAACGCCAAGGCAAGCAAAAAAATTCTCTAGAACAATATTGTGATGACAACCCAGATGCGGCTGAATGTCGGCTTTACGAAGACTAG
- a CDS encoding DUF3177 family protein, translated as MGNNVWFRPFVWIDYRLALLFAVIIPLILLIWAFVQKADSIQRLLIIYWRVASLLAITIYLMIGGFGVSFISGLMARILIPVSLWFWVDLNDDVEYQASGSLKLIFTSWRWAVSVYSALSAIAFVPFLGCAFSANASTSPYCSVWFEAPLLFREYFHANSKPAFLGFLGVVGLIIYVLYLTYFVLIKLGKQGRSATQQ; from the coding sequence ATGGGAAATAATGTTTGGTTTCGCCCTTTCGTCTGGATTGATTATCGACTAGCACTATTATTTGCAGTGATTATTCCTCTAATTCTTCTGATTTGGGCATTTGTGCAAAAAGCTGATAGCATACAACGCCTGTTAATCATTTATTGGCGAGTAGCCAGTTTGCTGGCAATTACAATTTACTTAATGATTGGTGGGTTTGGGGTCAGTTTTATATCGGGATTGATGGCGCGGATTTTGATTCCCGTTTCACTGTGGTTCTGGGTGGATCTCAATGATGATGTTGAGTATCAAGCTAGTGGCTCGCTGAAACTGATTTTTACCTCTTGGCGCTGGGCTGTAAGTGTTTATAGTGCATTAAGTGCGATCGCCTTTGTGCCTTTTTTGGGTTGTGCTTTTTCTGCTAATGCATCCACAAGTCCTTATTGTAGTGTCTGGTTTGAAGCCCCATTACTCTTTAGAGAATATTTCCACGCCAACAGCAAACCTGCATTCCTCGGCTTTTTGGGCGTAGTTGGCTTAATCATTTACGTGCTTTACTTAACCTACTTTGTGCTGATCAAGCTCGGCAAACAAGGACGTTCAGCTACACAACAATGA